A window from Cryptomeria japonica chromosome 1, Sugi_1.0, whole genome shotgun sequence encodes these proteins:
- the LOC131070145 gene encoding cation/H(+) antiporter 19 isoform X1, whose protein sequence is MERILAQAAAATANSSTCYTLMQTSSNGAWQGDNPIHFAFPLLILQVCIVLIVTRTLAVLLKPLRQPRVVAEIIGGIILGPSVIGRSESYMNTVFPKRSTPVLETVASIGLLFFLFLVGLELDFGAIRRTGRKALAIAAAGITLPFVAGIGVAFLLRSTIAKGVDYGAFLVFMGVALSITAFPVLARILAELKLLTRDVGQMAMSAAAVNDVVAWVLLAIAVALSGSGKSPVIAVYVLLCGVAFVAFMMLAVKPLMAYMARRSPDNEPVSELFICITLAGVLASGFVTDAIGIHSIFGAFVFGLTIPKEGPFAGMLIEKIEDFVGVLLLPLYFASSGLKTNISTVSGAQSWGLLVLVILTACAGKILGTLFVALAHKVPFREAITLGFLMNTKGLVELIVLNIGKERNVLNDEMFALLVLMALFTTFITTPLVMAVYKPARKQAPYKHRKLQRDKPKDELRILACVHGTKNIPAIINLMEASRGIRKSALRLYIMHLVELSERSSSIMLVHKARKNGQPFWNRNRSHEDQIVIAFDAFEQLSKVQVRPMTEISAFQDMHEDICNLAEEKRAAMIILPFHKYQRVDGVLESVNAGIRTVNQNVLKHAPCSVGILVNRGLGGQSQLAPSSVSHIVAVLFFGGPDDREALVYGRRMAEHPGIKVTVIRFLPDREMDHIALNLTPLPAHENENHSESYKFSTAEMNREQERILDEEALSCITNELNDSVPYTPKKTQAYVEDVKGSISYTEQKISNTVESVLSIGKSNEYNLILVGKGRFPSPLVADLADRTAECAELGPIGDLLASSTIQAIASVLVIQQHDHIHTDEVPFSKSVESATPFTVALE, encoded by the exons ATGGAGCGCATATTAGCGCAAGCTGCCGCCGCCACTGCGAATAGTAGCACATGTTACACGTTGATGCAAACTTCATCTAACGGGGCATGGCAAGGCGATAATCCAATTCATTTTGCGTTTCCTCTGCTTATTCTGCAGGTCTGTATCGTTCTTATTGTTACTCGGACGCTTGCTGTTCTGCTCAAACCCTTACGACAGCCTCGGGTCGTAGCAGAGATCATC GGGGGAATCATTCTGGGCCCATCTGTTATAGGACGCAGTGAATCTTACATGAACACTGTTTTTCCCAAAAGGAGTACCCCTGTTCTTGAAACTGTTGCCAGTATCGGGCTTCTATTCTTTCTCTTTCTAGTTGGGCTGGAGTTAGATTTCGGTGCCATTAGGCGAACGGGAAGAAAAGCTCTGGCAATTGCAGCTGCTGGAATCACTTTGCCGTTTGTAGCTGGGATTGGGGTTGCTTTTCTACTGAGGTCAACAATTGCAAAAGGTGTGGATTATGGCGCCTTCCTTGTCTTCATGGGTGTTGCACTGTCTATCACTGCCTTCCCTGTGCTTGCAAGGATACTTGCAGAGCTCAAACTTCTTACAAGAGATGTGGGCCAGATGGCCATGTCTGCAGCAGCTGTCAACGATGTGGTTGCTTGGGTTCTCTTAGCCATTGCTGTTGCTCTGTCAGGCTCAGGCAAAAGTCCTGTCATAGCAGTTTATGTTCTGCTCTGTGGTGTAGCATTTGTGGCTTTTATGATGCTTGCAGTGAAGCCTCTGATGGCCTACATGGCCCGCCGGTCACCTGACAATGAGCCGGTGAGTGAGCTTTTTATCTGCATAACACTTGCAGGTGTCCTGGCGTCTGGGTTTGTAACAGATGCAATCGGTATCCACTCAATCTTTGGAGCTTTTGTCTTTGGATTGACAATTCCCAAAGAGGGCCCCTTTGCGGGCATGCTGATTGAAAAGATTGAAGATTTTGTGGGTGTCCTGCTTTTGCCGCTGTATTTTGCTTCCAGTGGGTTGAAAACGAATATTTCGACTGTTAGCGGTGCTCAATCATGGGGTCTCCTTGTTTTGGTGATACTTACTGCTTGTGCCGGGAAGATCTTGGGAACTCTTTTTGTTGCTTTAGCCCACAAAGTCCCCTTCCGTGAAGCCATCACCCTGGGATTCCTTATGAACACCAAAGGGCTTGTAGAGTTGATTGTCCTCAACATTGGCAAGGAGAGGAAT GTTTTGAATGATGAGATGTTTGCCCTTCTGGTGCTGATGGCTCTGTTCACAACATTCATTACTACCCCACTTGTAATGGCCGTATACAAGCCGGCAAGGAAGCAAGCCCCATACAAGCACCGGAAGCTGCAGAGAGACAAGCCAAAAGACGAGCTCAGGATTCTGGCCTGTGTGCATGGTACCAAGAACATCCCTGCCATCATAAACTTAATGGAAGCCTCCAGAGGAATCAGAAAGTCTGCCCTGCGTCTCTATATCATGCACCTCGTAGAGCTCTCTGAAAGGTCCTCATCAATCATGCTGGTTCACAAGGCAAGGAAGAATGGTCAGCCTTTCTGGAACAGAAACAGATCACATGAAGACCAGATAGTAATCGCCTTCGATGCGTTTGAGCAGCTGAGCAAGGTGCAAGTAAGACCCATGACTGAAATCTCTGCATTCCAAGACAtgcatgaagatatctgcaatcttgcAGAAGAAAAGAGGGCTGCAATGATTATTTTACCTTTCCACAAATACCAACGAGTAGATGGTGTCCTGGAATCTGTGAATGCTGGAATAAGGACAGTGAACCAGAATGTATTGAAGCATGCTCCTTGCTCTGTTGGTATTCTAGTGAACAGGGGTCTTGGAGGCCAGTCCCAGCTGGCACCTTCTAGTGTCTCCCATATTGTTGCAGTGCTTTTCTTTGGAGGCCCAGATGACCGCGAGGCTTTAGTCTATGGCAGAAGAATGGCAGAGCATCCCGGTATAAAAGTAACAGTTATAAGGTTCCTGCCTGACAGAGAAATGGATCACATTGCACTCAATTTGACCCCACTTCCCGCACACGAAAATGAAAACCACTCAGAGTCCTACAAATTCTCTACTGCAGAGATGAACAGGGAGCAGGAAAGAATATTGGATGAGGAAGCTTTGTCTTGTATCACCAATGAATTGAACGACTCTGTTCCATACACTCCCAAGAAAACCCAAGCTTATGTCGAGGATGTAAAGGGCTCTATCTCGTATACCGAACAGAAGATCAGTAACACAGTTGAGTCTGTCCTATCAATTGGGAAGAGCAACGAATACAATTTAATCCTGGTCGGAAAAGGGCGCTTTCCTTCTCCTCTGGTAGCAGATTTGGCCGATAGAACTGCAGAGTGTGCTGAATTGGGTCCAATTGGGGATCTGCTTGCCTCATCTACCATTCAAGCCATCGCTTCAGTGCTTGTGATTCAGCAGCACGATCACATTCACACTGACGAGGTACCATTCTCAAAGAGCGTGGAATCCGCAACCCCATTCACTGTAGCCCTTGAATAG
- the LOC131070145 gene encoding cation/H(+) antiporter 19 isoform X2, translating into MNTVFPKRSTPVLETVASIGLLFFLFLVGLELDFGAIRRTGRKALAIAAAGITLPFVAGIGVAFLLRSTIAKGVDYGAFLVFMGVALSITAFPVLARILAELKLLTRDVGQMAMSAAAVNDVVAWVLLAIAVALSGSGKSPVIAVYVLLCGVAFVAFMMLAVKPLMAYMARRSPDNEPVSELFICITLAGVLASGFVTDAIGIHSIFGAFVFGLTIPKEGPFAGMLIEKIEDFVGVLLLPLYFASSGLKTNISTVSGAQSWGLLVLVILTACAGKILGTLFVALAHKVPFREAITLGFLMNTKGLVELIVLNIGKERNVLNDEMFALLVLMALFTTFITTPLVMAVYKPARKQAPYKHRKLQRDKPKDELRILACVHGTKNIPAIINLMEASRGIRKSALRLYIMHLVELSERSSSIMLVHKARKNGQPFWNRNRSHEDQIVIAFDAFEQLSKVQVRPMTEISAFQDMHEDICNLAEEKRAAMIILPFHKYQRVDGVLESVNAGIRTVNQNVLKHAPCSVGILVNRGLGGQSQLAPSSVSHIVAVLFFGGPDDREALVYGRRMAEHPGIKVTVIRFLPDREMDHIALNLTPLPAHENENHSESYKFSTAEMNREQERILDEEALSCITNELNDSVPYTPKKTQAYVEDVKGSISYTEQKISNTVESVLSIGKSNEYNLILVGKGRFPSPLVADLADRTAECAELGPIGDLLASSTIQAIASVLVIQQHDHIHTDEVPFSKSVESATPFTVALE; encoded by the exons ATGAACACTGTTTTTCCCAAAAGGAGTACCCCTGTTCTTGAAACTGTTGCCAGTATCGGGCTTCTATTCTTTCTCTTTCTAGTTGGGCTGGAGTTAGATTTCGGTGCCATTAGGCGAACGGGAAGAAAAGCTCTGGCAATTGCAGCTGCTGGAATCACTTTGCCGTTTGTAGCTGGGATTGGGGTTGCTTTTCTACTGAGGTCAACAATTGCAAAAGGTGTGGATTATGGCGCCTTCCTTGTCTTCATGGGTGTTGCACTGTCTATCACTGCCTTCCCTGTGCTTGCAAGGATACTTGCAGAGCTCAAACTTCTTACAAGAGATGTGGGCCAGATGGCCATGTCTGCAGCAGCTGTCAACGATGTGGTTGCTTGGGTTCTCTTAGCCATTGCTGTTGCTCTGTCAGGCTCAGGCAAAAGTCCTGTCATAGCAGTTTATGTTCTGCTCTGTGGTGTAGCATTTGTGGCTTTTATGATGCTTGCAGTGAAGCCTCTGATGGCCTACATGGCCCGCCGGTCACCTGACAATGAGCCGGTGAGTGAGCTTTTTATCTGCATAACACTTGCAGGTGTCCTGGCGTCTGGGTTTGTAACAGATGCAATCGGTATCCACTCAATCTTTGGAGCTTTTGTCTTTGGATTGACAATTCCCAAAGAGGGCCCCTTTGCGGGCATGCTGATTGAAAAGATTGAAGATTTTGTGGGTGTCCTGCTTTTGCCGCTGTATTTTGCTTCCAGTGGGTTGAAAACGAATATTTCGACTGTTAGCGGTGCTCAATCATGGGGTCTCCTTGTTTTGGTGATACTTACTGCTTGTGCCGGGAAGATCTTGGGAACTCTTTTTGTTGCTTTAGCCCACAAAGTCCCCTTCCGTGAAGCCATCACCCTGGGATTCCTTATGAACACCAAAGGGCTTGTAGAGTTGATTGTCCTCAACATTGGCAAGGAGAGGAAT GTTTTGAATGATGAGATGTTTGCCCTTCTGGTGCTGATGGCTCTGTTCACAACATTCATTACTACCCCACTTGTAATGGCCGTATACAAGCCGGCAAGGAAGCAAGCCCCATACAAGCACCGGAAGCTGCAGAGAGACAAGCCAAAAGACGAGCTCAGGATTCTGGCCTGTGTGCATGGTACCAAGAACATCCCTGCCATCATAAACTTAATGGAAGCCTCCAGAGGAATCAGAAAGTCTGCCCTGCGTCTCTATATCATGCACCTCGTAGAGCTCTCTGAAAGGTCCTCATCAATCATGCTGGTTCACAAGGCAAGGAAGAATGGTCAGCCTTTCTGGAACAGAAACAGATCACATGAAGACCAGATAGTAATCGCCTTCGATGCGTTTGAGCAGCTGAGCAAGGTGCAAGTAAGACCCATGACTGAAATCTCTGCATTCCAAGACAtgcatgaagatatctgcaatcttgcAGAAGAAAAGAGGGCTGCAATGATTATTTTACCTTTCCACAAATACCAACGAGTAGATGGTGTCCTGGAATCTGTGAATGCTGGAATAAGGACAGTGAACCAGAATGTATTGAAGCATGCTCCTTGCTCTGTTGGTATTCTAGTGAACAGGGGTCTTGGAGGCCAGTCCCAGCTGGCACCTTCTAGTGTCTCCCATATTGTTGCAGTGCTTTTCTTTGGAGGCCCAGATGACCGCGAGGCTTTAGTCTATGGCAGAAGAATGGCAGAGCATCCCGGTATAAAAGTAACAGTTATAAGGTTCCTGCCTGACAGAGAAATGGATCACATTGCACTCAATTTGACCCCACTTCCCGCACACGAAAATGAAAACCACTCAGAGTCCTACAAATTCTCTACTGCAGAGATGAACAGGGAGCAGGAAAGAATATTGGATGAGGAAGCTTTGTCTTGTATCACCAATGAATTGAACGACTCTGTTCCATACACTCCCAAGAAAACCCAAGCTTATGTCGAGGATGTAAAGGGCTCTATCTCGTATACCGAACAGAAGATCAGTAACACAGTTGAGTCTGTCCTATCAATTGGGAAGAGCAACGAATACAATTTAATCCTGGTCGGAAAAGGGCGCTTTCCTTCTCCTCTGGTAGCAGATTTGGCCGATAGAACTGCAGAGTGTGCTGAATTGGGTCCAATTGGGGATCTGCTTGCCTCATCTACCATTCAAGCCATCGCTTCAGTGCTTGTGATTCAGCAGCACGATCACATTCACACTGACGAGGTACCATTCTCAAAGAGCGTGGAATCCGCAACCCCATTCACTGTAGCCCTTGAATAG